A single genomic interval of Oceanithermus profundus DSM 14977 harbors:
- the lon gene encoding endopeptidase La, protein MENRTLELPVIPLRNTVILPHATSPVDVGRPRSKAAVERASEGDRHVFLVTQKAPEVDEPAPEDLYDTGVLAAVKQVMRLPDGTLQVVVETKARARLLAYREERGYVAAAGELLEDPPTYDEALVRVLMRELKEAFERYVEAHKGLRLDRYKVEAVLGMVDPVRLPDVAAGYATWNVEDKMAVLETVGVENRLKKVLELLLRDLERFALDSKIAARVKEQMDANQREYYLREQMKAIQKELGGEDAAGEMLELRERIEASGMPDEVKEKALKELTRLERMQPGSPEATVARTYLDWLLDVPWTETSGDAIDIQLTRQVLDEDHYGLDEVKERILEFLAVRQLAEDDESYKGPILCLVGPPGVGKTSLGRSVARSMNRKFVRISLGGVRDEAEIRGHRRTYIGALPGKIIQAMKTAGVVNPVFLLDEIDKMASDWRGDPASAMLEVLDPEQNKTFTDHYLDVPYDLSRVFFITTANSLSTIPGPLRDRMEIIEIPGYTALEKEQIAKGFLWPRQLEAGQMKGRLAIEDAAIRRVIHEYTREAGVRELERQLAKLVRRAAKRYIENPWEGERRVAEADLPDYLGVPKYRPDKREDAPQVGAAQGLAWTPVGGALLTVEALAVPGKGNLKLTGNLGDVMKESAQAALSYLRSTASRWGLPEGFHTQWDLHVHVPEGATPKDGPSAGITIAVAIASALTGRPARMDWAMTGEVTLRGKVLAIGGLKEKLLAAHQSGIRQVILPAENEPQLAEVPEEVLCDLEVKLVEQVEEVLETVLLPAPEPTPPTDKPSLRPEA, encoded by the coding sequence ATGGAAAACCGTACCCTGGAACTACCCGTCATTCCGCTCAGGAACACCGTGATCCTGCCCCACGCGACCTCGCCGGTCGACGTGGGCCGCCCCCGCTCCAAGGCGGCCGTCGAGCGCGCCAGCGAGGGCGACCGCCACGTCTTCCTGGTCACCCAGAAGGCGCCGGAGGTGGACGAGCCCGCCCCCGAGGACCTCTACGACACCGGGGTGCTCGCCGCGGTGAAGCAGGTGATGCGCCTGCCCGACGGCACCCTGCAGGTCGTCGTGGAAACCAAGGCGCGCGCCCGGTTGCTCGCCTACCGCGAGGAGCGCGGCTACGTGGCCGCCGCCGGCGAGCTGCTGGAGGACCCGCCGACCTACGACGAGGCGCTGGTGCGGGTGCTGATGCGCGAGCTCAAGGAGGCCTTCGAGCGCTACGTCGAGGCCCACAAGGGGCTGCGGCTGGACCGCTACAAGGTCGAGGCCGTGCTCGGCATGGTCGACCCGGTGCGGCTGCCCGACGTGGCCGCCGGCTACGCGACCTGGAACGTCGAGGACAAGATGGCCGTCCTCGAAACCGTGGGCGTCGAGAACCGGCTCAAGAAGGTGCTCGAGCTGCTGCTGCGCGACCTCGAGCGCTTCGCGCTCGACTCCAAGATCGCCGCCCGCGTCAAGGAACAGATGGACGCCAACCAGCGGGAGTACTACCTGCGCGAGCAGATGAAGGCGATCCAGAAGGAGCTCGGCGGCGAGGACGCCGCGGGGGAGATGCTCGAGCTGCGCGAGCGCATCGAGGCCAGCGGCATGCCCGACGAGGTCAAGGAGAAGGCGCTCAAGGAACTGACGCGGCTCGAGCGCATGCAGCCCGGCAGCCCCGAGGCGACCGTAGCGCGCACCTACCTGGACTGGCTGCTCGACGTGCCCTGGACCGAGACCTCGGGCGACGCGATCGACATCCAGCTCACCCGGCAGGTCCTCGACGAGGACCACTACGGCCTCGACGAGGTCAAGGAGCGCATCCTCGAGTTCCTGGCCGTGCGCCAGCTGGCCGAGGATGACGAAAGCTACAAAGGGCCGATCCTATGCCTGGTCGGGCCTCCCGGGGTGGGAAAAACGTCACTAGGCCGTTCCGTGGCCCGCAGCATGAACCGCAAGTTCGTGCGCATCAGCCTGGGCGGGGTGCGCGACGAAGCCGAGATCCGCGGCCACCGGCGCACCTACATCGGCGCGCTCCCCGGCAAGATCATCCAGGCGATGAAGACGGCCGGGGTGGTCAACCCGGTCTTCCTGCTCGACGAGATCGACAAGATGGCCTCCGACTGGCGGGGCGACCCCGCGAGCGCGATGCTCGAGGTGCTCGACCCGGAGCAGAACAAGACCTTCACCGACCACTACCTCGACGTGCCCTACGACCTCAGCCGGGTCTTCTTCATCACCACCGCCAACAGCCTCTCCACCATTCCCGGGCCGCTGCGCGACCGCATGGAGATCATCGAGATCCCCGGTTACACCGCGCTCGAGAAAGAGCAGATTGCCAAGGGCTTCCTCTGGCCGCGGCAGCTCGAGGCGGGGCAGATGAAGGGTCGTCTGGCCATCGAAGACGCCGCCATCCGCCGCGTCATCCACGAGTACACCCGCGAGGCGGGCGTGCGCGAGCTCGAACGCCAGCTGGCCAAGCTGGTGCGCCGCGCCGCCAAGCGCTACATCGAAAACCCCTGGGAGGGCGAGCGGCGGGTTGCCGAGGCCGACCTGCCCGACTACCTGGGCGTGCCCAAGTACCGCCCCGACAAGCGCGAGGACGCGCCCCAGGTGGGCGCGGCCCAGGGCCTGGCCTGGACGCCCGTGGGCGGCGCGCTGCTCACCGTCGAGGCCCTGGCCGTCCCCGGCAAGGGCAACCTCAAGCTGACGGGCAACCTCGGCGACGTGATGAAGGAGTCGGCCCAGGCGGCGCTCAGCTACCTGCGCTCCACCGCCTCCCGCTGGGGCCTGCCCGAGGGCTTCCACACCCAGTGGGACCTGCACGTGCACGTGCCCGAAGGCGCCACGCCCAAGGACGGACCCTCGGCGGGCATCACCATCGCCGTGGCCATCGCCTCGGCCCTCACCGGCCGCCCCGCGCGAATGGACTGGGCCATGACCGGCGAGGTCACCCTGCGCGGCAAGGTGCTGGCCATCGGCGGCCTCAAGGAAAAGCTGCTGGCGGCCCACCAGTCGGGCATCCGTCAGGTGATCCTGCCGGCCGAGAACGAGCCGCAGCTGGCCGAGGTGCCCGAAGAGGTGCTGTGCGACCTGGAGGTCAAGCTGGTCGAGCAGGTTGAAGAGGTGCTCGAGACCGTACTGCTCCCGGCCCCCGAGCCCACCCCTCCGACCGACAAGCCCTCTTTGCGTCCGGAAGCTTAG
- the clpX gene encoding ATP-dependent Clp protease ATP-binding subunit ClpX, protein MKTPDPACSFCGKTAREGARLFEAPVADVYICSDCIELAHEMIAAQRPAAAPGLDELPRPAEIKAFLDDYVIGQEEAKKVLAVAVYNHYKRLQHPEAELGKSNVLLIGPTGTGKTLLAETLARQLKVPFAIADATTLTEAGYVGDDVENVLVRLLQAADYNVEAAERGIIYIDEIDKIARKSEGPSITRDVSGEGVQQALLKIIEGTVANVPPQGGRKHPHQETIALNTRNILFILGGAFDGLEAIVKARTDQTPIGFRTQAPEAGTLEVIPEDLVKYGLIPEFVGRVPVIVQLHELSEDDLVRILTEPKNALVRQYRTLFELEGVNLEITEAALREVARRALERGTGARGLRSVIERAMVDLMYEVPASGVRELRFDAPHLDEPLEALREARLRQAS, encoded by the coding sequence GTGAAGACACCTGACCCCGCCTGCTCGTTTTGCGGCAAGACGGCCCGCGAAGGCGCCCGCTTGTTCGAGGCGCCCGTGGCCGACGTTTACATCTGCAGCGACTGCATCGAGCTGGCGCACGAGATGATCGCCGCCCAGCGGCCCGCGGCTGCCCCGGGTCTGGACGAGCTGCCCCGCCCCGCCGAGATCAAGGCCTTCCTCGACGACTACGTGATCGGTCAGGAGGAGGCCAAGAAGGTCCTGGCGGTGGCGGTCTACAACCACTACAAGCGGCTCCAGCACCCCGAGGCCGAGCTGGGCAAGTCGAACGTGCTCCTCATCGGCCCCACGGGCACGGGCAAGACGCTGCTCGCGGAGACCCTGGCGCGCCAGCTCAAGGTGCCCTTCGCGATCGCCGACGCCACCACCCTCACCGAGGCCGGCTACGTGGGCGACGACGTCGAGAACGTGCTGGTGCGGCTCTTGCAGGCCGCCGACTACAACGTAGAGGCCGCCGAGCGGGGCATCATCTACATCGACGAGATCGACAAGATCGCCCGCAAGTCCGAAGGCCCTTCGATCACCCGCGACGTCTCGGGCGAGGGGGTGCAGCAGGCGCTGCTCAAGATCATCGAGGGCACGGTGGCCAACGTGCCGCCCCAGGGCGGGCGCAAGCACCCGCACCAGGAGACGATCGCCCTCAACACCCGCAACATCCTCTTCATCCTCGGCGGCGCCTTCGACGGCCTGGAGGCGATCGTCAAGGCGCGCACGGACCAGACCCCGATCGGTTTCCGCACCCAGGCCCCCGAGGCCGGCACGCTGGAGGTCATCCCCGAGGACCTGGTCAAGTACGGCCTCATTCCCGAGTTCGTGGGCCGGGTCCCGGTGATCGTCCAGCTCCACGAGCTTTCCGAGGACGACCTGGTCCGGATCCTCACCGAGCCCAAGAACGCCCTGGTGCGCCAGTACCGCACCCTCTTCGAGCTGGAGGGCGTAAACCTGGAGATCACCGAGGCGGCGCTGCGCGAGGTGGCCCGCAGGGCCCTCGAGCGCGGCACCGGCGCGCGCGGCCTGCGTTCGGTGATCGAGCGGGCGATGGTCGACCTGATGTACGAGGTGCCCGCGAGCGGCGTGCGCGAACTGCGCTTCGACGCGCCCCACCTGGACGAGCCCCTGGAGGCGTTGCGCGAGGCGCGGCTGCGCCAAGCGAGCTGA
- the clpP gene encoding ATP-dependent Clp endopeptidase proteolytic subunit ClpP, which produces MIVPYVIEQTARGERVYDIYSRLLKDRIIFLGTPIDSQVANTIVAQMLFLEAQNPNQEIKLYINSPGGDVYAGLAIYDTMQYVKSPVATIVVGMAASMGAFLLAAGEAGQRYALPHARVMIHQPWGGAQGQATDIAIQAEQILKSKKLLNELLAKHTGQPVEKVEADSDRDFWMTADEARDYGLVDRVIAREDT; this is translated from the coding sequence ATGATCGTACCGTACGTCATCGAACAAACCGCGCGCGGCGAGCGCGTGTACGACATCTACTCGCGGCTGCTCAAGGACCGCATCATCTTCCTGGGCACGCCGATCGACAGCCAGGTGGCCAACACCATCGTGGCGCAGATGCTCTTCCTCGAGGCCCAGAACCCCAACCAGGAGATCAAACTCTACATCAACTCGCCGGGCGGCGACGTCTACGCCGGGCTGGCCATCTACGACACCATGCAGTACGTCAAGAGCCCCGTGGCCACGATCGTCGTCGGCATGGCCGCCAGCATGGGGGCCTTCCTGCTGGCCGCGGGCGAGGCGGGCCAGCGGTACGCGCTGCCCCACGCCCGGGTGATGATCCACCAGCCCTGGGGCGGCGCCCAGGGGCAGGCCACGGACATCGCCATCCAGGCCGAACAGATCCTGAAGTCCAAGAAGCTGCTCAACGAACTGCTGGCCAAGCACACCGGCCAGCCGGTGGAAAAGGTGGAGGCCGACAGCGACCGCGACTTCTGGATGACCGCGGACGAGGCCAGGGACTACGGCCTCGTCGACCGGGTGATTGCGCGTGAAGACACCTGA
- the tig gene encoding trigger factor, with product MAEILEQSGASAKVRVEVPAEQVEKTTRELLDAYRRRLKVPGFRPGKAPDKVILARVGEEAFWDEVRERLIEASYPEAVRELGLAAIAARLVEGREAPLAGAPYAYTVEVELYPEVELPDWKSFELGVEKPEVTDAMVDEALEDLRRRYAEVQTVDREVQEGDHVVVEVDDGSRFPIELDRAEPHVREALLGKKAGDSFEIPVMSEEGEVVRQVPTRLIEVKEVRLPELDEEFAKTLEAENLDDLRAKVQRSLEAAAERDYLEARKQALLEKLAEALEVEIPSSMIRDEERAVLRDVEEDLQRQEIPLADYLKGLEREGKLEEFQADLRKQAEMRVRRGLALEKLSEDLGTQVTDEEWDAYLKSYAERYGLKPPEFKQAVGEEALENLKLRLLRDKALTEAAAQLA from the coding sequence ATGGCCGAGATACTGGAACAATCGGGCGCGAGCGCCAAGGTGCGCGTCGAAGTGCCCGCCGAACAGGTGGAGAAGACCACCCGCGAACTGCTGGACGCCTACCGCCGGCGGCTCAAGGTGCCCGGTTTCCGGCCGGGCAAGGCCCCGGACAAGGTGATCCTGGCCCGCGTGGGCGAGGAGGCGTTCTGGGACGAGGTGCGCGAGCGCCTGATCGAAGCCAGCTACCCCGAGGCGGTGCGCGAGCTGGGCCTCGCGGCCATCGCGGCACGCCTTGTCGAGGGCAGGGAAGCGCCGCTGGCGGGGGCGCCCTACGCCTACACCGTGGAGGTGGAGCTCTACCCCGAGGTGGAACTGCCCGACTGGAAGAGCTTCGAGCTCGGGGTCGAGAAGCCCGAGGTCACCGACGCGATGGTGGACGAGGCCCTCGAGGACCTGCGCCGGCGCTACGCCGAGGTGCAGACGGTCGATCGCGAGGTGCAGGAGGGCGACCACGTCGTCGTCGAGGTGGACGACGGGTCGCGCTTCCCGATCGAGCTGGACCGCGCCGAGCCCCACGTGCGCGAGGCGCTCTTGGGGAAGAAGGCCGGCGACAGCTTCGAGATCCCCGTAATGAGCGAAGAGGGCGAGGTGGTGCGTCAGGTGCCCACCCGGCTGATCGAGGTCAAGGAGGTCAGGCTGCCCGAGCTCGACGAGGAGTTCGCCAAGACCCTCGAGGCCGAGAACCTGGACGACCTGCGGGCCAAGGTGCAGCGTAGCCTGGAGGCCGCCGCCGAGCGCGACTACCTGGAAGCGCGCAAGCAGGCCCTGCTGGAAAAGCTGGCCGAGGCCCTGGAGGTGGAGATCCCCTCCTCGATGATCCGCGACGAGGAGCGTGCGGTGCTGCGCGACGTCGAGGAAGACCTCCAGCGCCAGGAGATTCCGCTTGCGGACTACCTGAAGGGGCTCGAGCGCGAGGGCAAGCTCGAGGAGTTCCAGGCCGACCTGCGCAAGCAGGCCGAGATGCGCGTGCGCCGCGGACTGGCGCTCGAGAAGCTCTCGGAAGACCTCGGCACCCAGGTGACCGACGAGGAGTGGGACGCCTACCTGAAGAGCTACGCCGAGCGTTACGGGCTGAAACCGCCCGAGTTCAAGCAGGCCGTCGGCGAGGAGGCGCTCGAGAACCTCAAGCTGCGCCTGCTGCGCGACAAGGCGCTGACCGAAGCGGCTGCCCAGCTGGCCTAG
- a CDS encoding CPBP family intramembrane glutamic endopeptidase — protein sequence MAASPLTFLLTLELALALIGALWMRLAGYVFFPAPRPWHDTLYFLAGYAALLLLERLTERLAPAAYRELDRLMRSLGQVLREAGVGHNAAMLLAFASALGEELFFRGALLNALAQGLGTPAALALQALVFALGHPAPGRAGRLYAVWAFAAGLIFGGLYLLSGSLVPGILAHFLYNAKGFAEIAEEPGPASR from the coding sequence GTGGCCGCCTCGCCCCTGACCTTCCTGCTCACGCTCGAGCTCGCGCTCGCGCTGATCGGGGCGCTGTGGATGCGGCTGGCCGGCTACGTCTTCTTCCCCGCCCCAAGGCCCTGGCACGACACCCTCTACTTCCTCGCCGGCTACGCGGCGCTGCTGCTCCTGGAACGCCTCACCGAACGCCTCGCCCCCGCCGCTTACCGCGAGCTCGACCGGCTGATGCGCAGCCTTGGGCAGGTGCTCCGCGAAGCCGGGGTGGGGCACAACGCCGCCATGCTGCTGGCCTTCGCCAGCGCCCTAGGCGAGGAGCTCTTCTTCCGCGGGGCGCTGCTGAACGCGCTGGCCCAGGGGCTGGGAACCCCGGCCGCGCTGGCGCTGCAGGCGCTCGTCTTCGCCCTGGGCCACCCCGCCCCGGGCCGCGCGGGGCGGCTCTACGCCGTCTGGGCCTTCGCGGCCGGGCTGATCTTCGGCGGCCTCTACCTGCTGAGCGGCAGCCTGGTGCCGGGCATCCTGGCCCACTTCCTCTACAACGCCAAGGGGTTCGCCGAAATCGCCGAGGAACCGGGCCCAGCGTCCCGGTAG
- the icd gene encoding NADP-dependent isocitrate dehydrogenase, giving the protein MAYQHIKVPEWGEKITIKNGKLQVPDQPIIAFIEGDGTGPDIWNASQPVLDAAVEKAYGGKRKIAWMEVYAGEKANEVYGEPIWLPQETLDAIDEYLVAIKGPLTTPVGGGIRSINVALRQKLDLYACVRPVRYFEGVPSPVKHPELVNMVIYRENTEDIYAGIEWPAGSDDVKKILDWLKTEFPEAYAKIRFPDTAGLGLKPVSAEGTKRLVEAAINYAIEQDLPSVTLVHKGNIMKFTEGAFRDWGYEVAREKFGAQPLDGGPWHVMKNPRTGREIVIKDVIADAMLQQILTRPAEYSVIATLNLNGDYLSDALAAEVGGIGIAPGANINYQTGKAIFEATHGTAPKYAGQDKVNPSSVILSGEMMLRYLGWDEAADLIIKAMSETIKAGLVTYDFHRLMVAEGREAKLLKCSEFGQALIEHM; this is encoded by the coding sequence ATGGCTTATCAACACATCAAGGTCCCGGAGTGGGGCGAGAAGATCACCATCAAGAACGGCAAGCTCCAGGTGCCCGACCAGCCGATCATCGCCTTCATCGAGGGTGACGGCACCGGCCCGGACATCTGGAACGCCTCGCAGCCCGTGCTCGACGCCGCTGTGGAGAAGGCCTACGGCGGCAAACGAAAAATCGCCTGGATGGAGGTCTACGCCGGGGAAAAGGCCAACGAGGTGTACGGCGAACCCATCTGGCTGCCCCAGGAAACCCTCGACGCCATCGACGAGTACCTGGTGGCCATCAAGGGCCCCCTGACCACGCCGGTCGGCGGCGGCATCCGCTCGATCAACGTGGCCCTGCGGCAGAAGCTCGACCTCTACGCCTGCGTGCGCCCGGTGCGCTACTTCGAGGGCGTGCCCAGCCCGGTCAAGCACCCCGAGCTGGTCAACATGGTCATCTACCGCGAGAACACCGAGGACATCTACGCCGGCATCGAGTGGCCCGCGGGCTCCGACGACGTCAAGAAGATCCTCGACTGGTTGAAGACCGAGTTCCCCGAGGCCTACGCCAAGATCCGCTTCCCCGACACCGCGGGCCTGGGCCTCAAGCCGGTGAGCGCGGAGGGCACCAAGCGGCTCGTCGAGGCGGCCATCAATTACGCCATCGAGCAGGACCTGCCCAGCGTCACCCTGGTGCACAAGGGCAACATCATGAAGTTCACCGAGGGCGCCTTCCGCGACTGGGGCTACGAGGTCGCGCGGGAGAAGTTCGGCGCGCAGCCGCTCGACGGCGGGCCCTGGCACGTGATGAAGAACCCCCGCACCGGGCGCGAGATCGTCATCAAGGACGTGATCGCCGACGCCATGCTGCAGCAGATCCTCACCCGCCCCGCCGAGTACTCGGTGATCGCCACCCTCAACCTCAACGGCGACTACCTCTCCGACGCCCTGGCGGCCGAGGTGGGCGGCATCGGCATCGCCCCCGGCGCCAACATCAACTACCAGACCGGCAAGGCGATCTTCGAGGCCACCCACGGCACCGCGCCCAAGTACGCCGGCCAGGACAAGGTCAACCCCAGCTCGGTCATCCTCTCCGGCGAGATGATGCTGCGCTACCTGGGCTGGGACGAGGCCGCGGACCTGATCATCAAGGCCATGTCCGAAACGATCAAGGCGGGCCTCGTCACCTACGACTTCCACCGCCTCATGGTCGCCGAAGGGCGCGAGGCCAAGCTGCTCAAGTGCAGCGAGTTCGGCCAGGCGCTGATCGAGCACATGTAA
- the mscL gene encoding large-conductance mechanosensitive channel protein MscL, with protein sequence MIKEFKDFVMRGNVLDMAIGIVIGAAFGAVVKSFVSNVLMPPIGLLLGGTDFSNLFVVLKAGSAPGPYATLDAAKEAGAVVWPWGVFVNEVVGFLIIAFAIFLVVKAVNRMKKKEEEAPPAPPEPSTEERLLTEIRDLLAQK encoded by the coding sequence GTGATCAAGGAGTTCAAAGACTTCGTCATGCGCGGAAACGTGCTCGACATGGCCATCGGCATCGTCATTGGCGCCGCGTTCGGCGCGGTGGTCAAGTCGTTCGTCAGCAACGTCCTCATGCCCCCGATCGGCCTCTTGCTGGGCGGCACCGACTTCAGTAACCTCTTCGTGGTGCTCAAGGCGGGCAGCGCCCCCGGCCCCTACGCCACCCTGGACGCGGCCAAGGAGGCCGGTGCGGTGGTCTGGCCCTGGGGCGTCTTCGTAAACGAGGTGGTGGGTTTCCTGATCATCGCCTTCGCCATCTTCCTGGTCGTCAAGGCCGTGAACCGCATGAAGAAAAAGGAAGAGGAGGCCCCGCCGGCGCCCCCCGAACCCTCGACGGAGGAAAGGCTGCTCACCGAGATCCGCGACCTGCTCGCGCAAAAGTAA
- a CDS encoding NUDIX hydrolase, with amino-acid sequence MDETPWEILETRTLSEDPVRIVHERLRTHTGALLDYYYQPRPLRVVFALPLTSRGTALLIRQYRHPTRRRLVEVPAGKVDPGESLEAAVRRELKEEVGAEVGELVRFPAFYPQPSFNAAVFHPFLALDARVVAPPELEGGELIEPLELPLTEVYALLDRGGIEDASTALTLFYARPWLIARGLLSPRP; translated from the coding sequence ATGGACGAGACGCCTTGGGAGATCCTCGAAACCCGCACGCTTTCCGAAGACCCGGTGCGGATCGTGCACGAGCGGCTGCGCACCCATACCGGGGCGCTGCTCGACTACTACTACCAGCCGCGGCCCCTACGGGTTGTCTTCGCCCTGCCCCTGACGTCCCGCGGCACGGCGCTGCTCATCCGTCAGTACCGCCACCCCACGCGCAGGCGCCTGGTCGAGGTCCCCGCGGGCAAGGTCGACCCGGGCGAATCGCTGGAGGCGGCCGTGCGCCGCGAGCTGAAAGAAGAGGTCGGCGCCGAGGTTGGCGAGCTCGTGCGTTTTCCGGCCTTCTACCCCCAGCCCTCGTTCAACGCGGCCGTCTTTCACCCCTTCCTGGCGCTGGACGCGCGGGTGGTCGCGCCCCCCGAACTGGAAGGGGGCGAGCTCATCGAACCCCTGGAACTCCCCCTCACCGAGGTCTACGCGCTGCTCGACCGCGGCGGCATCGAGGACGCCTCGACCGCCCTGACCCTGTTCTACGCACGGCCCTGGCTCATCGCGCGCGGCCTGCTCAGCCCCCGGCCCTGA
- a CDS encoding AbrB family transcriptional regulator — MNGLIAAAVWGGLGGWLAWRVHLPGGAVVGAMLATALFNFTQPVRAVMPVGLEVIVQIAVGVMIGLSADRTLLPMLRTVLPLALMGALGFLVFGFSLAALAVRMGWLDAATALFGFTPGGISVMSLVAAEEGGQAAVVATMHFVRVVTILLAAPLIVRLWLHLRAGG, encoded by the coding sequence ATGAACGGATTGATCGCTGCCGCCGTCTGGGGCGGTTTGGGCGGCTGGCTGGCCTGGAGGGTGCATCTGCCCGGCGGGGCGGTGGTGGGGGCGATGCTGGCGACGGCGCTGTTCAACTTCACCCAGCCGGTGCGGGCGGTCATGCCCGTGGGGCTCGAGGTGATCGTCCAGATCGCCGTGGGCGTGATGATCGGACTGAGCGCCGACCGTACGCTGCTGCCGATGTTGCGAACCGTGCTGCCGCTCGCGCTGATGGGGGCGTTGGGTTTTCTGGTCTTCGGATTTTCGCTCGCCGCCCTGGCGGTGCGCATGGGTTGGCTGGACGCCGCGACTGCGCTCTTCGGCTTCACGCCCGGCGGGATCAGCGTGATGAGCCTGGTGGCCGCCGAGGAGGGCGGCCAGGCGGCGGTCGTGGCCACCATGCACTTCGTGCGGGTGGTGACGATCTTGCTCGCCGCCCCCTTGATCGTGCGCCTGTGGCTCCACCTCAGGGCCGGGGGCTGA
- the mraZ gene encoding division/cell wall cluster transcriptional repressor MraZ, with the protein MSKRIPSGEHPVSLDGKGRVVIPVPFREYLQDGLVLTRGFEGGIDVITLADWAKLEERLEGLPLTDPATRNFVRFYYAPAQKTKLDGQGRVLIPPTLRRFAGLTDRAVVTGVMDRIEIWDEGRFFEHLEKTRETPFVPESLRDIVI; encoded by the coding sequence ATGTCGAAGCGGATTCCCAGCGGTGAACACCCAGTCAGCCTCGACGGCAAGGGCCGCGTGGTCATCCCCGTGCCCTTCCGCGAGTACCTGCAGGACGGGCTGGTGCTCACCCGCGGCTTCGAGGGCGGGATCGACGTGATCACCCTCGCCGACTGGGCCAAGCTGGAGGAGCGGCTCGAAGGGCTGCCCCTCACCGACCCCGCCACACGGAACTTCGTGCGCTTCTATTACGCCCCCGCCCAGAAGACCAAGCTCGACGGTCAGGGACGGGTGCTCATTCCCCCGACGCTGCGCCGTTTCGCCGGCCTGACCGACCGTGCCGTGGTCACCGGCGTGATGGACCGTATCGAGATCTGGGACGAGGGCCGCTTCTTCGAGCACCTCGAAAAGACCCGGGAAACCCCATTCGTACCCGAATCGCTCAGGGACATCGTGATTTGA
- the rsmH gene encoding 16S rRNA (cytosine(1402)-N(4))-methyltransferase RsmH, producing the protein MTLTETTHEPVLLHESLDLLNVQPEGVYVDATFGGGGHTRGIVERGGQVVAIDQDPDAHERAERLGGVAIRFVRSNFRDLEAVLDALGVPSVQGILADLGVSSYHFDDPERGFSYQREGPLDMRMGHEGPTAAEVVNTLGEEELAELIWRYGEERQSRRIARAIVEARKEAPIATTTQLAEIVRRAVGFRKAGHPARKTFQALRIYVNDELGALEALLEAAGRVLAPGGRLVVISFHSMEDRIVKHFLKGDPRFRVLTKKPLMPGPEEAARNPRARSAKLRAGERR; encoded by the coding sequence ATGACGTTGACCGAGACGACCCACGAACCCGTGCTCTTGCACGAATCGCTCGACCTCCTGAACGTCCAACCCGAAGGGGTGTACGTCGACGCCACCTTCGGTGGGGGCGGTCACACCCGGGGGATCGTCGAGCGCGGCGGCCAGGTGGTGGCCATCGACCAGGATCCGGATGCCCACGAACGCGCGGAACGGCTCGGGGGAGTTGCCATCCGGTTCGTGCGGTCGAACTTCCGCGACCTGGAAGCCGTGCTCGATGCCCTAGGCGTGCCGTCCGTGCAGGGCATCCTCGCCGACCTGGGGGTGTCCAGCTACCACTTCGACGATCCCGAACGCGGTTTCAGCTACCAGCGCGAAGGTCCGCTCGACATGCGCATGGGGCATGAGGGGCCCACGGCCGCCGAGGTGGTCAACACCCTCGGCGAAGAGGAACTCGCCGAGCTGATCTGGCGCTACGGCGAGGAGCGGCAAAGCCGCCGCATCGCCCGCGCCATCGTGGAGGCGCGGAAGGAGGCGCCGATCGCGACGACGACGCAACTCGCCGAGATCGTGCGCCGGGCCGTCGGCTTCCGCAAGGCCGGGCACCCCGCGCGCAAAACCTTCCAGGCGCTCCGGATCTACGTCAACGACGAACTGGGGGCGCTCGAGGCGCTGCTGGAAGCGGCGGGTCGGGTGCTCGCCCCCGGCGGCCGCCTGGTCGTGATCAGCTTTCATTCGATGGAGGACCGCATCGTCAAGCACTTCCTCAAGGGCGATCCGCGCTTCCGGGTGCTGACGAAGAAGCCGCTCATGCCGGGCCCCGAGGAGGCCGCGCGCAACCCCCGCGCCCGGAGCGCGAAGTTGAGGGCAGGTGAGCGGAGATGA